One Phaseolus vulgaris cultivar G19833 chromosome 2, P. vulgaris v2.0, whole genome shotgun sequence DNA window includes the following coding sequences:
- the LOC137809351 gene encoding uncharacterized protein, giving the protein MASMTEADQTAMMMALQRELAEMKKAHEEAAKKNEEEIKNLQEENKRMKRLVEGVPSLTVTNQAGRSHATGAGMQAEKDTKNDFTLEMDGESHPSKTINTTAPADRRHPFTDRVMETPLPDKWKGFNRDQYDGTTDPDEHVDAYTTHMSLYTTDDAVLCRVFPTSLKGSALSWFTKLPAHSIDCFETLIAKFDIQFTTSRPHHLTSITLVGIRQERGESLRTFIDRFSKTAMSIRNLSPEVAIHHMLTALKPGPFADSLCMQPATNLDDLRRRAAKFMQLEELREFRNNARAEESGEKKEDRKRQGRSRTGRDQKRDNRGPRFSRYTPLNAERSKILQEALSAELIPPPRRALSPENADRNKRCRYHKNTGHSTEECQALKDKIEELIQAGHLRRFVRGTRETRRSPCKEQTARRRDRTTPGLREGDRRGDRRGRRDDPPQTDTRRGREVINTIAGGFGGGGSTNSARKKHLRVVHQVNLVSARPRMPPITFTDEDFKGIDPTQDDPMVISVDIDNFTIKKTPVDQGSSVNILYWKTFRAMRILEEEMMPYNDHVVGFSGERVRTRGYIELYTTFGLKGASKTLKIRYLVINANTSYNILLGRSSLNKLGEIVSIPHLAMKFPSLSGDILTIHVDQKVAQECYAESLRVEPTQ; this is encoded by the coding sequence ATGGCAAGCATGACCGAAGCAGACCAAACAGCAATGATGATGGCCCTTCAAAGGGAACTAGCAGAGATGAAGAAGGCACACGAGGAAGCCGCTAAGAAGAATGAGGAGGAAATAAAAAACCTCCAAGAAGAGAACAAGCGGATGAAGAGACTGGTCGAGGGGGTGCCGTCCCTCACCGTGACCAATCAGGCCGGTAGGTCCCACGCCACCGGGGCCGGCATGCAGGCCGAGAAAGACACCAAGAACGACTTCACTCTGGAAATGGATGGAGAGTCCCATCCCAGCAAGACAATCAACACTACCGCTCCGGCGGACCGACGCCATCCCTTCACCGACCGTGTCATGGAAACCCCCTTACCAGACAAGTGGAAAGGCTTCAACAGGGATCAGTATGATGGGACGACCGACCCAGATGAGCACGTGGACGCATACACAACTCACATGAGCCTGTACACCACGGACGACGCAGTACTCTGCCGAGTCTTTCCAACCTCTCTAAAAGGTAGCGCTCTGAGCTGGTTCACCAAGCTCCCGGCACACTCTATAGACTGCTTCGAAACCCTGATAGCAAAGTTCGACATCCAGTTCACAACAAGCCGCCCCCATCATCTGACATCTATAACCTTAGTCGGCATTCGTCAGGAGAGGGGGGAGTCCCTCAGAACGTTCATCGACCGATTCAGCAAGACCGCTATGAGCATTCGAAACCTCAGCCCTGAGGTGGCGATACATCACATGCTGACCGCCCTCAAACCCGGCCCATTTGCCGACAGCCTGTGCATGCAGCCTGCTACCAACCTCGACGACCTTAGACGACGAGCGGCGAAATTCATGCAGCTAGAGGAACTTCGTGAATTCAGGAACAACGCCCGAGCCGAGGAAAGCGGGGAAAAGAAAGAGGATAGGAAGCGGCAAGGAAGGTCCCGAACCGGTCGGGACCAGAAAAGGGACAATCGCGGACCCCGCTTCTCCCGCTACACACCTTTGAACGCGGAGAGGAGCAAAATTTTGCAAGAGGCCCTGAGCGCCGAGCTAATACCACCGCCCCGAAGGGCCTTGAGCCCAGAAAATGCCGACCGCAACAAAAGATGCCGGTACCATAAGAATACCGGCCACTCTACCGAAGAGTGCCAAGCCCTTAAGGACAAAATCGAGGAACTTATCCAAGCCGGGCACCTCAGACGCTTCGTGCGTGGGACCCGGGAAACACGTCGCTCCCCGTGCAAGGAACAAACGGCTAGGAGAAGAGACCGAACCACCCCAGGTCTGCGAGAGGGTGACAGGCGGGGAGACCGACGGGGACGAAGAGACGACCCCCCACAAACCGACACTCGCAGGGGCCGAGAGGTGATTAACACCATAGCCGGGGGGTTCGGTGGCGGAGGCAGTACCAACAGCGCACGCAAGAAACACCTTCGCGTCGTCCACCAAGTAAATCTCGTCTCCGCCCGACCAAGAATGCCACCAATCACTTTCACAGACGAAGATTTCAAGGGGATAGACCCGACCCAGGACGACCCCATGGTGATATCGGTTGATATCGATAACTTCACGATCAAAAAGACCCCCGTGGATCAAGGGAGCTCGGTCAACATATTGTACTGGAAGACCTTCAGAGCCATGAGAATACTGGAAGAGGAAATGATGCCCTACAACGACCACGTGGTCGGCTTCTCAGGGGAGCGCGTAAGGACGAGGGGTTACATAGAGTTGTACACAACGTTCGGCCTGAAAGGGGCCAGCAAAACCCTCAAGATCAGATACCTGGTCATAAACGCCAACACgtcctacaacatcctcctcggcAGGTCGTCCCTTAACAAGCTTGGAGAGATCGTCTCCATACCCCACCTAGCAATGAAGTTCCCTTCCCTCTCAGGCGACATTTTGACCATACATGTAGATCAAAAGGTCGCTCAAGAGTGCTACGCCGAAAGCCTGCGAGTCGAGCCCACACAATAG